Proteins encoded together in one Lepisosteus oculatus isolate fLepOcu1 chromosome 2, fLepOcu1.hap2, whole genome shotgun sequence window:
- the tent5aa gene encoding terminal nucleotidyltransferase 5A, whose amino-acid sequence MADDDNVSASGINFACESTNFNVLSWEQVQRLDIILTETIPIHGRGNFPTLEMKPRQIVKVVRSRLEEKKINVRDVRLNGSAASHVLHEDSGLGYKDLDLIFCADLKGEAEFQTVKDIVLDCLLDFLPEGVNKEKITPLTLKEAYVQKMVKVCNDSDRWSLISLSNNSGKNVELKFVDSLRRQFEFSVDSFQIKLDSLLLFYECSENPMTETFHPTIIGESVYGDFKEALDHLCHKIIATRNPEEIRGGGLLKYCNLLVRGFRAASETEIKSLQRYMCSRFFIDFSDIGEQQRKLESYLQNHFVGLEDRKYDYLMTLHGVVNESTVCLMGHERRQTLNLITMLAIRVLAEQNIIPNVANVTCYYQPAPYVADANFNNYYIAQVQPVFACQQHTYSTWLPCN is encoded by the exons ATGGCAGATGATGATAATGTCAGTGCTAGTGGGATAAATTTTGCTTGTGAAAGCACAAATTTTAATGTGTTGAGCTGGGAACAAGTGCAGCGTTTGGATATCATTTTAACAGAGACGATCCCGATCCATGGCAGAGGAAATTTCCCTACCTTGGAAATGAAACCCAGGCAAATAGTTAAAGTAGTGAGGAGTCGTCTGGAGGAGAAGAAAATTAACGTGAGAGATGTCAGGTTAAACGGGTCTGCAGCCAGTCATGTCCTTCACGAAGACAGTGGGTTAGGGTACAAAGATCTTGACCTCATCTTTTGTGCAGATCTTAAAGGTGAAGCGGAGTTTCAGACTGTCAAGGATATCGTTTTGGACTGCCTCCTGGATTTCTTACCCGAAGGGGTGAACAAAGAAAAGATAACACCTTTAACTTTAAAG gaAGCTTATGTTCAGAAAATGGTGAAAGTCTGCAATGACTCGGACCGGTGGAGCCTCATTTCCTTGTCTAACAACAGTGGCAAAAATGTGGAACTGAAATTTGTGGACTCCCTTCGGCGCCAGTTTGAATTCAGCGTCGACTCGTTCCAGATCAAATTGGACTCTTTGTTGCTTTTTTACGAATGCTCCGAGAACCCCATGACCGAAACCTTTCACCCAACCATCATCGGGGAGAGTGTCTATGGAGACTTCAAAGAAGCCCTGGATCACCTCTGTCACAAAATAATTGCCACCAGGAACCCTGAAGAGATCCGAGGTGGAGGCCTCCTGAAGTACTGCAATCTGCTGGTGAGGGGCTTCAGAGCTGCCTCCGAGACCGAGATCAAGTCTCTCCAGCGGTACATGTGCTCTCGATTTTTCATTGACTTCTCCGACATAGGAGAGCAACAGAGAAAGCTGGAGTCCTACCTACAAAACCACTTTGTGGGGCTGGAGGACCGCAAGTATGACTATTTAATGACTCTTCACGGGGTGGTAAATGAAAGTACAGTGTGCCTAATGGGACACGAGAGGAGACAGACCCTCAACCTTATCACCATGCTAGCCATCCGTGTCCTGGCAGAGCAGAACATCATCCCAAATGTGGCCAATGTCACCTGCTACTACCAGCCTGCCCCTTATGTGGCCGATGCCAATTTCAATAATTACTACATCGCCCAAGTGCAGCCTGTGTTCGCCTGCCAGCAACATACCTACTCGACCTGGTTGCCCTGTAATTAA